One Bombus huntii isolate Logan2020A chromosome 12, iyBomHunt1.1, whole genome shotgun sequence DNA segment encodes these proteins:
- the LOC126871861 gene encoding transmembrane ascorbate-dependent reductase CYB561-like isoform X1 yields the protein MYTFSNTIKSPKQKESQIIVTICQRNMEQITEPRVNLEGFRPLIIAMEIVGAILIILVAVWCGSYRGGFAWNSNPTLEFNWHPLLMVIGFVFLYANGMLIYRTQRNTRKRRLKLIHAGIMILIVALVVISLVAVFDSHNLQSKPIPNMYSLHSWIGLTSVILFCCQWLAGFLSFLYPGLQLPLRASYMPIHVYFGIAGFVGVIASCLLGLNEKAFFALGNNYPNLVDEAILINVIGLMLILFGGLAVYLVSQERYKRLPRAEDEALVGGRAQ from the exons atgtatacattttcaaatacaattaaatccccgaaacaaaaagaaagtCAAATAATTGTTACCATATGTCAAAGAA ACATGGAGCAAATTACAGAACCGCGTGTTAATCTGGAGGGTTTCAGACCGCTCATCATTGCAATGGAAATCGTTGGAGCAATACTGATAATTCTAGTTGCAGTTTGGTGTGGCAGTTATAGAGGTGGTTTTGCTTGGAATTCTAATCCAACGTTAGAATTCAATTGGCATCCTCTTTTAATGGTTATTGGATTCGTATTTCTATATGCCAATG GTATGTTAATATATAGGACACAGAGAAATACTCGGAAACGAAGATTGAAGCTAATTCACGCAGGCATAATGATATTAATTGTTGCATTAGTTGTAATTTCTCTTGTGGCTGTGTTTGACAGCCACAACTTGCAATCGAAACCAATTCCAAACATGTACAGTCTTCATAGTTGGATTGGGCTCACTagcgtaattttattttgctgcCAG tgGCTTGCTGGATTTCTATCTTTCCTGTATCCGGGATTACAACTTCCATTACGGGCTTCTTACATGCCAATTCATGTATACTTTGGAATCGCAGGATTCGTTGGTGTAATTGCTTCCTGTCTTTTAGGCCTCAATGAAAAAGCATTTTTTGCTCTAGG aaataattATCCAAATCTTGTAGACGaagcaatattaattaatgtaaTCGGACTTATGTTAATCCTTTTTGGTGGATTAGCGGTTTATTTGGTATCACAAGAACGTTACAAACGTTTACCTAGAGCAGAAGACGAAGCACTAGTTGGTGGCAGAGCACAGTGA
- the LOC126871861 gene encoding transmembrane ascorbate-dependent reductase CYB561-like isoform X2: MSTNYPYVYQICLDMEQITEPRVNLEGFRPLIIAMEIVGAILIILVAVWCGSYRGGFAWNSNPTLEFNWHPLLMVIGFVFLYANGMLIYRTQRNTRKRRLKLIHAGIMILIVALVVISLVAVFDSHNLQSKPIPNMYSLHSWIGLTSVILFCCQWLAGFLSFLYPGLQLPLRASYMPIHVYFGIAGFVGVIASCLLGLNEKAFFALGNNYPNLVDEAILINVIGLMLILFGGLAVYLVSQERYKRLPRAEDEALVGGRAQ; encoded by the exons ATGTCAACAAATTATCCATACGTATACCAGATATGTTTAG ACATGGAGCAAATTACAGAACCGCGTGTTAATCTGGAGGGTTTCAGACCGCTCATCATTGCAATGGAAATCGTTGGAGCAATACTGATAATTCTAGTTGCAGTTTGGTGTGGCAGTTATAGAGGTGGTTTTGCTTGGAATTCTAATCCAACGTTAGAATTCAATTGGCATCCTCTTTTAATGGTTATTGGATTCGTATTTCTATATGCCAATG GTATGTTAATATATAGGACACAGAGAAATACTCGGAAACGAAGATTGAAGCTAATTCACGCAGGCATAATGATATTAATTGTTGCATTAGTTGTAATTTCTCTTGTGGCTGTGTTTGACAGCCACAACTTGCAATCGAAACCAATTCCAAACATGTACAGTCTTCATAGTTGGATTGGGCTCACTagcgtaattttattttgctgcCAG tgGCTTGCTGGATTTCTATCTTTCCTGTATCCGGGATTACAACTTCCATTACGGGCTTCTTACATGCCAATTCATGTATACTTTGGAATCGCAGGATTCGTTGGTGTAATTGCTTCCTGTCTTTTAGGCCTCAATGAAAAAGCATTTTTTGCTCTAGG aaataattATCCAAATCTTGTAGACGaagcaatattaattaatgtaaTCGGACTTATGTTAATCCTTTTTGGTGGATTAGCGGTTTATTTGGTATCACAAGAACGTTACAAACGTTTACCTAGAGCAGAAGACGAAGCACTAGTTGGTGGCAGAGCACAGTGA
- the LOC126871861 gene encoding transmembrane ascorbate-dependent reductase CYB561-like isoform X3: MEQITEPRVNLEGFRPLIIAMEIVGAILIILVAVWCGSYRGGFAWNSNPTLEFNWHPLLMVIGFVFLYANGMLIYRTQRNTRKRRLKLIHAGIMILIVALVVISLVAVFDSHNLQSKPIPNMYSLHSWIGLTSVILFCCQWLAGFLSFLYPGLQLPLRASYMPIHVYFGIAGFVGVIASCLLGLNEKAFFALGNNYPNLVDEAILINVIGLMLILFGGLAVYLVSQERYKRLPRAEDEALVGGRAQ; this comes from the exons ATGGAGCAAATTACAGAACCGCGTGTTAATCTGGAGGGTTTCAGACCGCTCATCATTGCAATGGAAATCGTTGGAGCAATACTGATAATTCTAGTTGCAGTTTGGTGTGGCAGTTATAGAGGTGGTTTTGCTTGGAATTCTAATCCAACGTTAGAATTCAATTGGCATCCTCTTTTAATGGTTATTGGATTCGTATTTCTATATGCCAATG GTATGTTAATATATAGGACACAGAGAAATACTCGGAAACGAAGATTGAAGCTAATTCACGCAGGCATAATGATATTAATTGTTGCATTAGTTGTAATTTCTCTTGTGGCTGTGTTTGACAGCCACAACTTGCAATCGAAACCAATTCCAAACATGTACAGTCTTCATAGTTGGATTGGGCTCACTagcgtaattttattttgctgcCAG tgGCTTGCTGGATTTCTATCTTTCCTGTATCCGGGATTACAACTTCCATTACGGGCTTCTTACATGCCAATTCATGTATACTTTGGAATCGCAGGATTCGTTGGTGTAATTGCTTCCTGTCTTTTAGGCCTCAATGAAAAAGCATTTTTTGCTCTAGG aaataattATCCAAATCTTGTAGACGaagcaatattaattaatgtaaTCGGACTTATGTTAATCCTTTTTGGTGGATTAGCGGTTTATTTGGTATCACAAGAACGTTACAAACGTTTACCTAGAGCAGAAGACGAAGCACTAGTTGGTGGCAGAGCACAGTGA